A window of the Sphingobium sp. CAP-1 genome harbors these coding sequences:
- a CDS encoding TFIIB-type zinc ribbon-containing protein: MRDPAQVSAMLCPVCHVGLAMTDRQGVEMDYCPQCRGVWLDRGELDKIIERSAQASIPAQQPAPFAQPNYRPDRDDGRYYQKKRKKSFLEELFD; the protein is encoded by the coding sequence ATGCGCGATCCTGCACAGGTGTCGGCGATGCTCTGCCCGGTCTGTCATGTCGGCCTTGCCATGACGGACCGGCAGGGGGTGGAGATGGATTATTGCCCGCAATGTCGGGGCGTCTGGCTGGACCGGGGCGAACTGGACAAGATCATCGAGCGATCGGCGCAGGCGAGCATCCCCGCGCAGCAACCTGCGCCCTTCGCCCAGCCGAATTACCGGCCGGATCGGGATGACGGGCGATATTATCAGAAGAAGCGCAAGAAGAGCTTTCTGGAAGAATTGTTCGATTGA
- a CDS encoding Bax inhibitor-1/YccA family protein, with the protein MNNPVRTPDLGVSRSVDTDAGLRAHMLGVFRNMGLGLVITGLVAALVGNTPMLAAAIFGTSLKWVAIFAPLAFVFFFSFRMEKMTISGARTAFYAFAAVMGVSLGSVFLVFTGGSIAQAFFSAAVMFLAMALWGYTTQRDLTKMGSFLMMGLIGIIVASLINIFIGSSAMAMVVSIIGVVVFTGLTAWDVQRIKSEYFTYAGHEVAGKMQVMGALSLYLNFVNLFQMLLNLTGERE; encoded by the coding sequence ATGAATAATCCCGTTCGCACACCGGATCTGGGCGTTAGCCGGTCGGTCGATACCGACGCCGGTCTGCGCGCACATATGCTGGGCGTTTTCCGCAATATGGGGCTGGGTCTGGTCATCACCGGACTGGTCGCTGCGCTGGTCGGCAATACGCCGATGCTGGCCGCTGCGATTTTCGGCACGTCGCTTAAATGGGTGGCCATCTTCGCACCGCTGGCCTTCGTCTTTTTCTTCAGCTTCCGTATGGAGAAAATGACCATATCGGGCGCGCGCACCGCTTTCTACGCCTTTGCCGCCGTGATGGGCGTATCGCTGGGCAGCGTGTTCCTGGTATTCACCGGTGGCAGCATCGCGCAGGCTTTCTTCTCGGCCGCGGTGATGTTCCTCGCCATGGCGCTGTGGGGCTACACCACCCAGCGTGACTTGACGAAGATGGGCAGTTTCCTGATGATGGGCCTGATCGGCATCATCGTCGCCAGCCTGATCAATATCTTCATCGGATCTTCGGCGATGGCTATGGTCGTCTCGATCATCGGCGTGGTGGTTTTTACCGGCCTCACTGCCTGGGATGTACAGCGGATCAAGTCGGAATATTTCACCTATGCCGGCCATGAAGTGGCGGGGAAGATGCAGGTGATGGGCGCGCTGTCGCTTTACCTGAACTTTGTCAACCTGTTCCAGATGCTGCTCAACCTGACGGGCGAACGCGAATAA
- the cysS gene encoding cysteine--tRNA ligase, translating into MSDDQHIPAPLRLFNSLTRTIEPFTPIEDNHARVYSCGPTVYNYAHIGNLRAYVFVDTLRRTLLWKGLSVTQIINITDVGHLTSDADAGDDKMEAAAKASAKSIWDIAAHYTQAFKANIADLNIMAPSEWTVATDYVPQMIAFAEKIAPDHCYELDSGLYFDSATVPDYGALAGGRDDAAHARIDPVAGKRNPSDFAIWRKSPPGEQRQMEWDSPWGKGAPGWHLECSVMSQARLGQPFDIHTGGIDHREIHHPNEIAQNQAFHSCCGEPTAADAGFTGARWWMHNNFLVDRQGKMSKSKGGFTTLFSLVDAGVHPIAYRLLCLGAHYRSELEFSADNLAAALTRLKRLVMGVEGLKARAEGVTWQSPRLDYLRANLHPKLAPLLEQFDAAIADDLMTPRALPLLEETIGMKKVPVDEKLCLIAAFDAALGLNLLTLSRADLRVQPRDAQIMPEEIEDELERRTAARAAKDFALSDEIRDALIGRGVDVMDGDPLRWDWRLTLG; encoded by the coding sequence ATGTCCGACGATCAGCATATCCCCGCGCCGCTACGCCTGTTCAACAGCCTGACCCGCACGATCGAGCCTTTCACGCCGATCGAGGACAATCATGCGCGCGTCTATAGCTGCGGCCCGACCGTCTACAACTATGCCCATATCGGCAATCTGCGCGCCTATGTCTTTGTCGACACGCTGCGGCGGACGCTGTTGTGGAAGGGGCTGAGCGTCACCCAGATCATCAACATCACCGATGTCGGCCATCTGACCAGCGACGCCGATGCCGGCGACGACAAGATGGAGGCGGCGGCCAAGGCCAGCGCGAAAAGCATCTGGGACATTGCGGCCCATTATACGCAGGCGTTCAAGGCCAATATCGCCGACCTCAACATCATGGCGCCCAGCGAATGGACGGTCGCAACCGATTATGTGCCGCAGATGATCGCATTTGCCGAAAAGATCGCGCCGGATCATTGCTATGAGCTGGACAGCGGCCTCTATTTCGACAGCGCGACCGTGCCGGACTATGGCGCGCTGGCGGGCGGACGCGACGATGCCGCTCATGCGCGGATCGATCCGGTCGCGGGCAAGCGCAACCCGTCCGACTTTGCCATCTGGCGCAAGTCCCCGCCGGGCGAACAGCGCCAGATGGAATGGGACAGCCCCTGGGGCAAGGGGGCGCCGGGATGGCATCTGGAATGTTCGGTGATGAGCCAGGCGCGGCTCGGCCAGCCGTTCGACATCCACACCGGCGGCATCGACCATCGCGAAATCCATCATCCTAATGAGATCGCCCAGAATCAGGCGTTCCATAGCTGCTGCGGCGAGCCGACGGCAGCGGACGCAGGCTTCACCGGCGCGCGCTGGTGGATGCACAATAATTTCCTGGTCGACCGGCAGGGGAAAATGAGCAAGTCGAAGGGCGGCTTCACCACCCTGTTCAGCCTTGTCGACGCGGGCGTGCATCCGATCGCCTATCGCCTGCTCTGCCTTGGCGCCCATTATCGCAGCGAGTTGGAGTTCAGCGCGGATAATCTCGCAGCAGCGCTGACCCGGCTGAAGCGGCTGGTGATGGGCGTCGAGGGGCTGAAGGCGCGCGCGGAGGGCGTTACCTGGCAATCGCCGCGCCTCGACTATCTGCGCGCCAATCTCCACCCCAAGCTCGCCCCGCTGCTGGAACAGTTCGACGCGGCGATCGCCGACGATCTTATGACGCCGCGCGCGCTGCCGCTGCTGGAAGAGACGATCGGCATGAAGAAGGTGCCGGTGGACGAGAAGCTGTGCCTGATCGCAGCCTTCGATGCGGCGCTGGGCCTCAATCTGTTGACGCTCAGCCGTGCCGATCTGCGCGTCCAGCCCAGGGACGCACAGATTATGCCGGAGGAGATAGAGGACGAACTGGAACGCCGCACCGCCGCCCGCGCAGCCAAGGATTTCGCCCTCTCGGACGAGATTCGCGACGCATTGATCGGGCGCGGGGTCGATGTGATGGACGGCGATCCGCTGCGCTGGGACTGGCGGCTGACGCTGGGCTGA
- a CDS encoding CHAT domain-containing protein translates to MAFSVTDPHHSRLRRLEDQAFALFNNDDYALSMSQKTRDAWGRLHAAAMRTKVGGRPHPLAGVALISLSSMDQIDGKNPDALAQSRAGLALLEPFADAYPIAWMQGLSIRGYVEIALGDVAGGANTLAQASRYMDGYIARTPADKLDKDAHMLRSNIAFSHAQALTRLGRNAEAVEAQKASMEARIAAAGPDSADTIGSYYTYAQMLARVDRDAEAERYARLAVDKATDHVDRKHPSYARALEALGLLLSRTGRRAESLDYLQRAIAIKRDTVGTNSLYFQFGLQNLGTVLLPLERYADAEPLFLEAERGFRRIEGENSPQSARALAFAASAGLAEGRRDEGIARLETALARVRAGSDKDRDIGQRVYPYLIPALIAAGRADAARAAASAFAAETRQLDNAPAFPLAQAAMLAAWTGANDIGLTDSALRLAGVLRDGATLNDNGELTEDQRAGLDTVLAVAAQTQDGALALDAMAVLAGSRIAQANRLVAQRLVADPALAARVRGLQDKIKALEAADRLLLRALATDSGVAAARAARASVAADVEAARAALARDYPRWVEARGGDRPDLATLRAGLAKDEALLAVMPAFDGVYLLAVGADGVRVERATMGRAALVALVNRLRGSLTPAGFDATAAQDIYAQIFTPDILGALGKARTLRIVPTGAFASLPFAMLPQRPVAKVDRDTRWLIRRFAIEVQPGFATGGDTRSRIAARDQRFLGIGAPTAFASGQSGQQPGAAQRGGALLAANHYFRNGGADFHALSELPPLPGSLSELEAVAKRFGADRATLLVGAEANEGALRSRDLSPYGVILFATHGLVSGEMEGVTEPALVLSPPATATPGEDGLLTASEVASMRIGADWVILSACNTAAGNDAQAAAYSGLAQAFRYAGAGSLLVSHWPVRDDASAFVTLETVKGANRGLPRAIALQQAMLKLIRSKQDGATQPYIWAPFILMGR, encoded by the coding sequence TTGGCCTTCTCCGTAACCGATCCGCACCATAGCCGGCTGCGCCGGCTCGAAGATCAGGCCTTCGCCCTGTTCAACAATGACGACTATGCGCTGTCCATGTCGCAAAAGACTCGCGACGCCTGGGGCCGGCTGCACGCGGCGGCGATGCGGACGAAGGTGGGTGGCAGGCCGCATCCGCTGGCCGGGGTCGCGCTCATCAGCCTGTCGTCGATGGACCAGATCGACGGCAAGAACCCGGATGCGCTGGCCCAGTCACGCGCAGGGCTGGCGCTGCTGGAACCCTTCGCAGACGCCTATCCGATCGCCTGGATGCAGGGGCTGTCGATCCGGGGCTATGTCGAGATAGCATTGGGCGATGTCGCTGGCGGCGCGAACACTTTGGCGCAGGCGAGCCGCTATATGGATGGCTATATCGCCCGCACCCCGGCTGACAAGCTCGACAAGGACGCGCATATGCTGCGTTCCAATATCGCTTTCTCCCATGCGCAGGCGCTGACCCGACTGGGCCGCAACGCCGAAGCGGTCGAGGCGCAGAAGGCGAGCATGGAGGCACGGATCGCGGCGGCGGGACCGGACAGCGCCGACACGATCGGTTCCTATTACACCTATGCCCAGATGCTGGCCCGCGTCGATCGCGATGCGGAGGCGGAACGCTATGCCCGGCTGGCGGTGGACAAGGCCACCGACCATGTCGACCGCAAGCATCCGAGCTACGCCCGCGCGCTGGAGGCGCTGGGGCTGCTGCTGTCGCGCACCGGGCGGCGCGCCGAGAGTCTGGACTATCTGCAACGCGCCATTGCAATCAAGCGCGACACGGTGGGGACCAACAGCCTCTATTTCCAGTTCGGCCTGCAAAATCTGGGGACGGTGCTGCTACCGCTGGAACGCTATGCCGATGCCGAGCCGCTGTTCCTGGAAGCCGAACGCGGTTTCCGCAGGATCGAGGGCGAGAATAGCCCGCAATCGGCGCGGGCGCTGGCCTTCGCCGCATCGGCGGGACTGGCGGAGGGACGGCGCGATGAGGGGATTGCGCGGCTGGAGACGGCGCTGGCGCGGGTGCGCGCGGGATCGGACAAGGATCGCGACATCGGCCAGCGCGTCTATCCCTATCTGATCCCCGCCCTGATCGCGGCGGGCCGGGCCGATGCGGCGCGGGCGGCCGCCAGCGCCTTCGCCGCCGAAACCCGGCAACTGGACAATGCGCCCGCCTTCCCCCTGGCGCAGGCGGCGATGCTGGCGGCGTGGACCGGGGCGAACGATATAGGGCTGACGGACAGCGCGCTGCGGCTGGCGGGCGTGCTGCGCGACGGCGCGACGCTGAACGACAATGGCGAACTGACCGAGGATCAGCGCGCCGGCCTCGACACGGTGCTGGCGGTGGCGGCGCAGACGCAGGACGGGGCGCTGGCGCTCGATGCGATGGCCGTGCTGGCAGGATCGCGCATTGCCCAGGCCAATCGGCTGGTGGCGCAGCGACTGGTCGCCGACCCGGCGCTTGCTGCGCGGGTGCGTGGCTTGCAGGACAAGATCAAGGCGCTGGAGGCGGCAGACCGGCTGCTGCTCAGGGCGCTGGCCACCGATAGCGGCGTCGCCGCGGCGCGCGCGGCGCGGGCCAGCGTCGCCGCCGATGTGGAGGCAGCACGTGCCGCCCTCGCCCGCGACTATCCCCGCTGGGTCGAGGCGCGCGGCGGCGACCGGCCCGACCTCGCCACGCTGCGCGCTGGCCTCGCCAAAGACGAGGCGCTGCTGGCGGTGATGCCCGCCTTTGACGGCGTCTATCTGCTGGCGGTGGGGGCGGATGGCGTGCGGGTCGAACGCGCGACGATGGGCCGCGCCGCGCTGGTGGCGCTGGTCAACCGGCTGCGCGGGTCGTTGACCCCGGCGGGGTTCGATGCCACGGCCGCGCAGGATATTTATGCGCAGATCTTCACGCCGGATATTCTCGGCGCGCTGGGCAAGGCGCGCACCCTGCGGATCGTGCCGACCGGGGCGTTCGCGTCCCTGCCCTTCGCCATGCTGCCGCAGCGGCCGGTGGCGAAGGTCGATCGCGACACGCGCTGGCTGATCCGCCGCTTCGCGATCGAAGTGCAGCCCGGCTTTGCGACCGGCGGCGACACGCGCAGCCGGATCGCCGCGCGCGACCAGCGCTTCCTGGGCATCGGCGCGCCGACCGCCTTCGCCAGCGGCCAGTCCGGCCAGCAGCCCGGTGCAGCGCAGCGCGGCGGCGCGTTGCTGGCGGCAAATCACTATTTCCGCAATGGCGGGGCAGACTTCCATGCCCTTTCCGAACTGCCGCCCCTACCCGGATCGCTGAGCGAACTGGAGGCAGTGGCGAAGCGCTTCGGCGCGGACCGGGCGACCTTGCTGGTCGGCGCTGAGGCGAATGAGGGCGCGCTGCGCAGCCGCGACCTGTCGCCCTATGGCGTGATCCTGTTCGCCACCCATGGGCTGGTGAGCGGCGAGATGGAGGGTGTGACCGAGCCGGCGCTGGTTCTATCTCCGCCCGCCACCGCGACGCCCGGTGAGGATGGACTGCTGACCGCGTCGGAGGTCGCGTCGATGCGGATCGGCGCGGACTGGGTGATCCTGTCGGCCTGCAACACGGCGGCGGGCAATGACGCGCAGGCGGCGGCCTATTCGGGGCTGGCGCAGGCATTCCGCTATGCCGGCGCGGGATCGCTGCTGGTGTCGCACTGGCCGGTGCGCGACGACGCCAGCGCCTTCGTGACGCTGGAGACGGTCAAAGGCGCCAATCGCGGCCTGCCCCGCGCGATCGCCTTGCAGCAGGCAATGCTGAAGCTGATCCGGTCAAAGCAGGACGGCGCGACGCAGCCCTATATCTGGGCGCCGTTCATCCTGATGGGCCGCTGA